The DNA segment aggcagctgccaaaggatgttagaagggagcattgcacaattttaaacgagcatgttccctaattgatcagcaacctaacaacgaaacaacgttaaccgggacgacgttCAGTGAGGAGTCACTGCACCTTTCTATTTAACACTGAACCGACCTCTCCACTTCCAGCCCTGGCTATGGcactctcaggccttgtctaaatTGGCTGTTTCCCTGACCGTGTCCCAGGTTGCTGCCATTGATGCAGCTCCACAGATGGGAGCCACAGTGCAAGCTAGTGCAGACAGGCTGCCACTGCCTGTGGCATTTTAACCACTGCAACAGCGAACCCTGGTCAAAGCAGGTGCAGACGAAGCCTGTGTGTCTGAATCTGTTCCCTTCTTGTGCAGAGCGACTGacctcctccccactgccccgtGGCGCTGTCCCCACTGCCCCGTGGTGCTGTCACTGCatcccactcactcactcaccgTCTGGTTTGTTATTTCTCGTGTTCCCCAGACCCAGCTATGATGACGGGGAAGGTTCCCTCATTCTCCCCCAGCTCCACAGTGAGCTCCGCTCTGCCCGGCTACGTCGCTCTCTGCCTCGCTCTACAGGTTCACAAGCTGGCATCAGGTAAGAGCTCCGGCCTCCTCGCTGGGTTTGCTGCTGTTGGTATCACTGGTCATCAGTCTCACATCACTGCCTTGTCTTACAAACCCCGTCCGCTCAGACTGCCTGGTGTGtatttgctctttacacaacaatcAGCAAGATGGAGAAACCACAGGGCACAACTGGGTCCCCAGGAGCCATGTTTATGTATACACAATCTTGTCAGGCCCAGCTACATACACACTGCTGCTCTGACTGGCACCTTCTAAAACAGAGAACATGGTGAGCACCACTACAAGGCTCGCAgactatttaaagggacactgtccaaTTCCTAGACATTGTATTACCAGACTGTACAAATCAGAGATCAGACTTTTCAGCCAAAAACAAATCATGAATCCCCAACTCTCCTGCTATGAACAACCCACACATCATTCACGCTACACTAGGCACATCTGATCAGGCTCAGACCTAAACCTCATCTCACAATGAGGATGTGAGGATATTTGCTGGCGGCTTCTTTATTCTGTGCCCTCATTGAAGCCCGTATAGTGACCCACTCCACCCCCGGAGCTGCCCCCACAGCTACTCGGGCATTCTGTTTCCCTCCTGCTGTGGTTTCCATCCTGCTAATTTAACCAGCTCTCTCTGTGACTCCTGATGCTGAGTCTCTGCCCTGAGACCTGCAGTTCCACAAAGGCTGGTTCTCTGCCCCCTGCACTTCTCTGTCTGCCTCCATCTCCCTCTCCGTTATCTGACCTCTGACTTGCCTTTAAAAACACCATCTGCAGAGTGATGAAGATCTGTTTTCATAGCTTTACACCTTGCAAGCCCTTACACCGTCCTTACACCGGTTGGGGAGGGCCCCGCACTGGAGCAGCATGAAAAGCCCTTGGTATATCAGAGAACCAGGCCCCCCAATACCCATTATAGCCAAAGTGCCCATGAGACGTGTTGAGCCCCATTCAGCGATAATAGGGATATTTGTCTAAAGTTCACATGTGAACTCTGGGTGACCGATATTGCAACCACATGCAGCATTTAGGGGACTATCGAATTCACTTTATGAATGTTCTGTGTATTTTTGTACCTCCTTATAAATAGTATCTGTGTGCTATATGTACCTTCGTAGGCTCAGGACTGTAATCtactccatgggggagggttacCCCGTCTCCTCCAGGATCTACAAACCATGGAGGGGTAATTACTTGTGGGACAGGTAACAGCTCCAGAGAAGTGCCATCCCTAGGGAGAACTGCTTCAACTAGTTCTGACCAGGTCCCAGAAGCCAAAGAGAACAAAGATTTGAACTGACCAGAGGCCCTGGATCTTGGGCTACAAACTGACAGGACCTGCTAACCAAGAGGGCAAACCCTTAGACAAAAGGTTTGAAAGACTTTGCACCCTACCAGTGAGTCCCATGTGCCAAATGAGAATCCTTTGTGATAAGTGTAACATGTTCAGACCTTCGattgtgtgacgttgcactccatgtgctttatgaaaatatgcttgttAAAATGAATATGACATATCTGAAATGTGCTTTATGTGAAAAGTCCCATGTTTGGTACCTTTACAAATGTTGTAACCTGCTGAATCTGGTTtttctatttgtttgcatgtagtatttctatgtctggatttaggaaaataagatataaacttgtattataAATGTAGTCAGTAAGTGGGAGTCGTTAAGGGTACTTTAGAAACAATGAGTTGTAAATGGCCTCGTTTACCTGTTAGCCTGCCTGAAAACATGCAAGGTAACTTGTAAACAATGGCCTgggcctgcaaagagctgaatcAGTcacggacatgtgacttgcccatgtgacttgcccaaactcCCTATCTTGCTGCTGGGATTttacacagaagaacaaaggggtttcctccCACATGGCAGAGGGTATAAAAGGCCCTGGATgcccctccattttggtcttcagctggctcaagagagagcctctccaccccaaagagatacCTGAAAgcaactggaacaaaggactgtaactacaggggtgagatgattgctggacccaggccataaactacagctttggtctgaaaaggattttaCCTGAGATAACATCTAGGGTGAGAAGTTAGTGTTTGTAACTAGATCCTTAATGTATTAAGCTTAgccttgtgtgtttgttttattttacttagtaacTCACTTTGTGCTGTCTAATCTGATATAGTCACTTACATCCTAccttttattcttaataaaatcacttttgtttattattatacCCAAGTGTATAGAATtgttaccggggggggggggggggggcaaacagctgtgcatatctctctatcattgATATAGAAGGGCGAATATTTCTTAAACGTTATGCAGAGTAAGATGGATTTATCTGGGGTTTGACTCCCACTGgggctgggtatctgagtgctggagatagGTATCTTGCTGGGTTGTTTTCAGTGGGCATGGCCTGGATTCTGAGTCTGTGTGGCAGCAGGCTGGTGAGTCTGGCTccacaagacagggtactgggagcccaggctggcagggcaAACAGACACAGTGGtgatcccagtacatcaggtgacagtcccagggGGATTTCTGTGACCTGACCCGTCACAGATGGGTTTATGGTAACTTTTCTCTGTCAGGCTTCTGTCCTTAATGTTCTCTGCTTTGGAAGAGCTCTTTGGTTACTGGTAGCCACTGGCacacactgttcatagccctgggAGGGAAAGCAAGCACAGGTGCTGGGCTTTGGTCAGGCCTGCTGGGAAAACCACAGTGAATTGCAAGGGGGCTGCAAGCCTAAAACCCCAGTGTGGAGGAGAGGGCcgtgggtcccagcccagagagaggtgacagctggaggCCTGAGACCTAAGGGGACATTCCTTGAGCAGACCCAGTGggagtcagaggtgcagttacctCAAGCCTGTGACTCTCTGCACTCATAGACATATCTAGGGTACGGCCTGGATACTTGGTGTTCACTTCTAATGCAGGGCGCTCTCTTATTGTGTGTCTTACTGCTCAGGTTAATGCTGCGCCCAGCTCCTCGCTGATTTAACTTCCATTGTTCATTGTACGTTTCACAGCACAGTTCACAGTGATTGGACCTGACCATCCAATCGCCGCCTCCCTAGGGGGTGAGGCCGTCCTGTCCtgccacctctcccccaggatgagcgCTGAGACCATGGAGGTGAGATGGTTCCGATCCCAGTATTCGCCAGTGGTGCACCTGTACCATGATGGGCAGGATCAGTACAGACAGCAGATGCTGGAATATGGAGGGAGAACTGAGCTCTCGAAAGACGACCTCACCAATGGGAGAGTTTCCCTGAGAATACGCGATATCCGACCTTCCGATGATGGGCAGTACACGTGTCTTTTTCAGTCCGGTGACTCTTATGAAGAAGCTTTATTGGAACTACAAGTGGCAGGTCAGTAACTTCTTCTGATACCTTAACGTCAGAGGGGCCATTGTGAGATGACACCTGATTTTTCTCATTATAGTGGGTCGGTAAGTTAAGGTTTGCTGTGGTTAAGGTCTATTCTAGTTCACTGTTTAACAGCTGTTTTTTTTCTAAGGTCTCTAACATCCACACACATCCtcagattgtcttgaaaattgCTGTGACTCATTGGAGTCTGTGGTAGGGTTAGTGGGCTAAATTTGAAGTCATTAGAGCAAGGGGTTAATGAGATACACAAACACCCCTGAAAAGTCAGGTGAGATTAACATGTTGTGGTTATTACAATGGCTGATCCTCCCCACACTGATCTCACCAGTTGGGATTGACCTCAGCTCGTGTCTGGCATCCACAGGCTTATAGTGGTTGATACATTGGGTCCTGTAGCCCAGGGCCTGGTCTAAGTGTGGGACAGTTGAGGAattctccccccactgcccaagGACAGGTAAAGGCAGGAGGTTGACCCCTGAAGGTGCTGCTAGACAGACCAGCCAGGGGGCAGGTGTAGCTAGTTCTGTAACCCTGACAAGAAATTTAGATCAGGTGCAGCAAACACCAGACTGCTGACAACCCCCATGGCAACCTCTGGGCACTTCTGCTGACAGCCTACAGACCTCAGCACTGAAATGAGACACATGCGTGATCCCTCTCCTCCTATCACAGTGGCAGCTCTGCCAGCCTGCTCGAATGAATCCCTCCCCCAGTCAGTACAGCGACTCCGAACACGGGGAAGGCAGTGGGAGTGCAGGCAGACAGATGCCGGAGTCCAAATCTGAGAAACACAACACCAGCAATGGCACCTTCCCATTGCCCTTCCTCACGCCTGTGTGTTATGGCACCACCTTTACTGAACCGTTCCTAGTGCCTATTGCCAGCCCAGGAGGCGGGGTTCAGGTGTCAGGGCTGGGGCGCTGTGTGCCGTTACTTTGTATCTCTTGGGTTTCAGAAGTGTAAGTTTAGCCGTTCTGTGTTTTGGAAAGGCACAAAGCCCTGTTGGGCGACCGTAATTCTGCACTGACAAGTATTTTGTGGGAATTAGTGTGTAACCATAGAGCCCTCATGGCCAATGTGGAGTCTGCTCTTCAGAGCGGCTCCGGGGAAGAACAGGCGTGTACCGGAGCGCAGGGGGTAGCTTCCTCCACTCCAGGCACAGTAACTTTGCAAGTGAAAGTAGTGGAAGAGTTTGGCCTCCCTGCCCATCAGTTGAGCAGTGCTCAGCTCCTTCCAGTGGTTCTTCTGATTCAACCCTTTCTCCCTGCTGCAGTGTGTGGTGAGAGGCACTGTCtgtgctctaattctcctcccctcccaggcttgcggcgccaaacaactgattggcgccacaagcctgggaggtgggagaaatggagcagcaacggcgtgctcggggagggggcgtagcagaggtgagctggggagctgccacacggctccctgggccagggggatggggagctgccgtggggggggggggtgcctcagggtgcgtgggggggtgagctgctgcagggctccccaccccagctcacctctgctccaccccctccccgagcacgccgttgctgctccacttctcccgccaggccgggccggggcgGGAGCGCAAGGTGGacgtttcgcctagggcgcgaaacttccttgcaccggccctgcacatACATGTGCACTGGTTTCAATGAACTAGTGCAAACCTCTGTGTGGACACTTACATGGGTTTGGAAATGGCTTATATTGATTTAGCTTGAGTCAATTCCTTCCTGATTTCAGAGTGTCCACACCAGGGATTTGCCCTTgattaactaaatcagtttagctAAATTGGAGCAAGTGGTGCATAGAAAAGTCCTGTCGTTAACTTTGCTTGCTGTATATTAAATAGGAATTTGACCAGATTAACTGACCAGCCACACTCATGGACACTCATTTGATCAATAGTTTAATAGGAAATGGCTTTTGATAACGCTGCAATAAAGCTTTTGGCTCATTATTCAGCACTGTAGGATTATCACAAGTTCATTTCTTTCTTCTGTAGGtttgggctctgctcctggcatcTCTGTGGAGGGACATCAGGATGGAGGGATCCGGGTGGTGTGTCGATCACCCGGATGGTACCCACAGCCCGAGGCTCAGTGGAGAGATCTCCAGGGGCAGCTCTTACCATCAGCCTCTGAAAAAATATCCGAAGAGGCCGGTGGCCTGTTTCAAGCAGAGATTGCCATTGTTCTAACAGAAGAGTCCAACCAGAAAGTGTCCTGCTGTGTCAGGAGCCCCCGACTCGACCAGGAGAGAGAATCAGCGATTTCCATAGCAGGTCAGTGCCTGTCCATGCCGCCCGCACATGGATGGGCTGAGATGCTGCAGAGGTGGGCAGAGAGTATTTATCATTGTGTCTCCTATGTATGGGCCTGGAccttcaaggtgctgagcacgtCTTGTAAAGTCCTGAACAACCTCAGTTGTctttggttatgtctacactgcgattgaAAACCCACtggtggcctgtgccagctgactcgggctgagGGGCTGTTGAATTGTGGTGTCgacgttcgggcttgggctggagaccaggctctacgaccctgtgaggtgggagggtcccagagtccgAGCTTCATCCTGAGCCCGAACGTCtccattgcaattaaacagccccttcgccCGAGCCCAGTGAGGCTGAGTCAattggcacgggccagctgctgGTACTAATTACAGTGCAGACGTACCTTCAACTCCAGTAGGAGCTGAGGTGTTTAGCACCTTGCAGGCGGGGGCCGCCATTGGCCAGATTTTCGTAACAGCTCAGTACCCAGCAATCACCACTCTTCTCagtgggcctgggggagggaattCTCCTTTGCTGTGGTGTAgtgaggactgtgttggaattgcaggCTGTCACTTTAagatgtgtgggggtgggggtgggagaaagtGCGGGGTATTTCCAGATCCTGTTTGCAGACCAGAGGGCTCTGTAGCAAAGCGTGCAAGCagaatcagggcttgtctatgggAACAGTTAATTCACGGCAAGCTGGGGTGTCAGTCTGCCTCTCActagcttgctgcacactaactatCTGTGTGGCCCCTGCTACACGCACTAACAATtctgtagtgcactttgatctaccctGCTTTGAAACGTGCACCAGGGGACTTTCCATGTACAGCAGCAGGGTGCACACAGCCAGTTAGCGTGTAGCAGACTAGTGCATGCAAGGTAGATTGACACCCCAGCCTGCTGCGTGCTAACTGTTCCCATAGAGAAGCCAACGTAAAGCAAGGTGGGCTGAGTTGTGCCCGCTGCCTTAGGGAGCTGCCCCTCTCTGTTGTGGGTTCTTGTGGGTTaaggttctggattctaagacaAAGTCGTGTTACGCTGCAGCCTTCCAGACAGAGAGTTTCTGTTTGTGTCTCACTGCTCTGTGTGCTGTCACCATCGCAGTTCTCAGTGGGTTGGGGAAGGGAATTCTCTGTTCTCAGTGAGAGTTGCTGAGTATTTATGGACATCTGGCTAATGAAGTCATTTTTCCTGACTAGAACAAACGAGAGCCCTGGATATGGCCTGAGCATCGCTATTTAGATTACATCTGAAAATACCAGCAATGGAAGTTCAGGCCCAAAGTATGGAAAAACAAAATCTTACCCAAGAACATCTTCATTGTTAAGGGAAAAAAAGGTTCAGATTTTATGTACTATTATCTACCACATAACTTGGTTAATACACAATGGATATTTCATCACTCTATAATAATAAGAACGTTGCATTTGTAAAGCACTATTCATCTGAGGTCTCAAAGTGCTGCACTGCTGGTTAGTCTACGCTATGCGCAGTATTACCTGATTGTTGTGTCCATGGCATACACACCGAgagttaacaaaacaaaacactcttcCTGAAAGGTTGCAATGTCACACTGCTTTATTTCTGAGAATCCAGAACTGTCACACACCACAgccaaatacagagagagacaaagcaggctgctcactAAGGCAAAGAACCAAAACTCACCCCAGCCTcctctaggctggctctttgcagactgactgcagAGGACCCAGATGCACGCTTCCTACACAGCCCTTTAGCCTGCAAACAGCACCAAGAAATCCCTCAGGATTTCAAGTGTCAGCATGTAATTtttacagttttcaatacaccccACTAATCACTTAGCAAAGGACCCTCTAGTCAGCCATTGCCCCAGGGCCAGGGAAGAGGACTCTGGAGGAATTTTTACTCTGAATCTCCAGTCTCAACTTCTGTTTGTATTAAAATCCTGCATGAATGTATTTTGGGCCAGACTCTCCGATGAACCTGAGCCCCAGTGAGCacaggggagttgggggggtcaGGCAGCTGGTCACAGCTCTCTGATTCTGAGGCCAGTCTGCACTGCCTGCAGCCCTGGGATCACTTAGAGCAGCCTAGGGCAGAGGTAATCGATTATTTTTTGCCAAGGTCCAAATtttttggtcaaggtccagactccagagaaaataaataaaaaaacaacaacattgacaataataagtaaataaaaagattttggggtccatttAAGAGCATCCAGCAGTCTAGATTTGGCCGCAGTCCATCTACTGACTACCCCGGCCTAGGGAATGCTTGAAATTATGCCAGTGGGAGGTAGGTGTAGCATAGCCAAGTCCACCCTCCCCTCTCTGTGACGGGGTTGAGACTCACCACTGCAGCGCCTCCCGCTGAcacgtctgggaattagctctgtcctctGTGGGGCCCCCTCTGccggtggtgtcccgtccgtcatCTTCTCCCCTGTTGGTGTCCGGACCCGCATTGCTCCCCACTCGGCGGCATCCTcttcagggctctgtcctccagcagtgcccactgctctggtctcacccccttccgggggtctGGTGTTATCAGCAGTCCTCTGTCTGCACCTGTCCTAGTCGCTGGCTGCAGCCTCAAAGTCTAGCCCCTTTGTCacaggggccagccacagcctGTATCAGGCCAGACTCCTCCTCAGCCAGGTGTAGTACAaggggggagacccaggcccacccgctactctgggtcctgacccagggaccctctagcggcagcctccctgccctccttctctccccttgtcagaCTTTGTCCCT comes from the Emys orbicularis isolate rEmyOrb1 chromosome 11, rEmyOrb1.hap1, whole genome shotgun sequence genome and includes:
- the LOC135885258 gene encoding butyrophilin subfamily 3 member A2-like is translated as MAVAGSPLQDRTSWTASVPGAADPAMMTGKVPSFSPSSTVSSALPGYVALCLALQVHKLASAQFTVIGPDHPIAASLGGEAVLSCHLSPRMSAETMEVRWFRSQYSPVVHLYHDGQDQYRQQMLEYGGRTELSKDDLTNGRVSLRIRDIRPSDDGQYTCLFQSGDSYEEALLELQVAGLGSAPGISVEGHQDGGIRVVCRSPGWYPQPEAQWRDLQGQLLPSASEKISEEAGGLFQAEIAIVLTEESNQKVSCCVRSPRLDQERESAISIAELFCPRVSRWRVALGVILPLLAVLVALASYCFWRQHRAKAAHHAENATLQGELKWRIALLNAGWEKPAYCPANCAVKCDLSQPHCPREPPAPFLWRSAE